A genomic stretch from Octopus sinensis linkage group LG14, ASM634580v1, whole genome shotgun sequence includes:
- the LOC115219047 gene encoding myosin-G heavy chain-like — translation MQPSPAAPKKRKRVHSCSICGGSYSTPSQLQRHSRVHSGERPYVCNLCGRRFTRSDHVKQHLKIHSPHRQKNMCRICGSQFYKSQILGSHLRRHDVYQIHLCHQCGEGFQEAEELEKHERLHNIKTDIRSSGEGADGVPSTSTETSTTEGEGKWLGCARFCLAQIPSIGNKIVQPSDRKTDTSNNAVGGDQDSNNSNNASADINDNNNTTTVIMAANLQDQSFDADLSTSKPSSNEDNEPLQIAVSPGYSLVGPAADVGDESTITASDALPSSSNAAFYMVTGKSGSNSTDTEGALSKSTTVDGNSNRSALRKASRPQKAVIKREPVVSSGTKTAPRCTISLLATNKSSVTRAEVCTRRMISSNKTTGISNSVVLTAVNSHSNNNSNNNNNTNNSNNNSNSNNNNNSNNNSNNPSSLTLPPYLLNGKRLGRCEYCGIWFEDYAMCMLHNSLHSADDADPFTCRKCLKKLGNRLEFMAHLVWHLDPELP, via the coding sequence ATGCAGCCTAGTCCAGCTGCACCAAAGAAGCGCAAACGGGTGCACTCGTGTTCGATATGCGGTGGGTCGTATAGCACGCCATCGCAGCTGCAGCGTCACTCGAGAGTGCATAGCGGAGAAAGACCTTATGTATGTAACCTGTGCGGCCGTCGCTTTACACGCTCAGATCATGTAAAGCAACATCTCAAGATACACTCGCCACATCGGCAGAAGAACATGTGCCGTATTTGCGGGTCACAGTTCTACAAGTCACAGATACTCGGCAGTCACTTACGACGCCACgacgtctaccagatccacttgtGCCACCAGTGCGGCGAAGGTTTCCAGGAAGCCGAGGAACTTGAGAAACACGAACGGCTCCATAACATCAAGACGGACATAAGATCGAGTGGGGAGGGAGCTGACGGAGTACCAAGTACCAGTACGGAGACGAGTACGACTGAAGGTGAAGGAAAATGGCTTGGTTGTGCTCGTTTCTGTCTCGCTCAGATACCGTCGATTGGCAACAAGATCGTGCAGCCATCTGATAGGAAAACTGACACCAGCAACAATGCTGTTGGTGGTGACCaggacagcaacaacagcaacaatgcctCAGCTGatatcaatgataataacaacaccaccactgttATCATGGCTGCCAATCTCCAAGACCAGTCGTTCGACGCCGATCTCTCGACTTCCAAGCCCAGCTCGAATGAGGATAATGAACCGCTGCAAATAGCCGTATCTCCTGGCTACTCTCTCGTAGGCCCCGCAGCAGACGTCGGAGACGAGAGCACCATAACTGCCAGCGATGCCCTGCCCAGCAGCTCCAATGCTGCCTTCTACATGGTGACAGGGAAGTCTGGTAGCAACAGCACTGACACCGAGGGTGCGCTGTCAAAATCTACAACAGTAGATGGCAATTCCAATAGAAGTGCCCTGCGCAAAGCCAGCAGGCCACAGAAGGCTGTTATAAAACGTGAACCAGTTGTCAGCAGTGGTACAAAGACTGCACCAAGGTGTACAATAAGCCTTTTGGCTACCAACAAAAGCAGTGTGACACGTGCCGAAGTGTGCACCCGTCGCATGATCTCATCAAACAAGACAACAGGCATCTCAAACTCAGTTGTGCTGACTGCAGTCAACagccatagcaacaacaacagcaacaataacaacaacaccaacaacagcaacaacaacagtaacagcaacaacaacaacaacagcaacaacaacagcaacaatcctTCGTCATTGACTTTACCGCCATACTTATTGAATGGCAAGAGACTGGGACGCTGTGAATACTGCGGAATCTGGTTTGAGGACTATGCTATGTGCATGTTGCACAACAGCCTGCATTCCGCAGATGATGCTGATCCATTCACTTGCAGAAAATGCCTGAAGAAACTCGGCAACCGGCTGGAGTTTATGGCGCATCTGGTCTGGCATTTAGACCCAGAGTTACCATAG